A stretch of Microcoleus sp. bin38.metabat.b11b12b14.051 DNA encodes these proteins:
- a CDS encoding CHAT domain-containing protein, whose translation MNEARREAYQNLIESLLTCPTEERIEILQANLELIDDSFAQFLRDWATEIMPILEAEEADYFANFLYGLDITFYNLRQGSRASNLEVAIACMEIGLTVVTREAYSEKWALFQNSLGGDYQYRIRGEKADNLEKAIAAFEASLEIYTRDTFPFEWATCQNNLGLAYQNRIRGEKADNLEKAIAACEASLEIYTRDAFPEDWARSQNNLGMAYHNRIRGEKAYNLELAMAAFKASLEIYTRDAFPEDWARSQNNLANAYGDRIRGEKADNLELAIAAFEASLQIYTRDAFPEDWARSQNNLGMAYLYRIRGEKADNLELAIAAFEASLEIYTRDAFPFEWATCQNNLATAYQDRIRGEKADNLEKAIAAFEASLEIYTRDAFPFEWATCQNNLATAYQDRIRGEKADNLEKAIAAFEASLEIYTRDAFPFEWATCQNNLATAYQDRIRGEKADNLEKAITALEASLEIYTRDAFPEDWARSQNNLGLAYQYRIRGEKADNLELAIAAFEASLEIYTRDAFPFEWATCQNNLANAYKYRIRGKKANNLELAIAAYQASLEIYTRDAFPINNAHVLYSLGGAYRDNSQLPEAYNTFKSAIETVESMRRDIIVGGEADRQKLAEEWNELYQLMVEVCLQMKNSTAALEYLERSKTRNLVELFHKARSLPEKLQRISFAQIRSLLAENEAILEWYITPNGFKVFIITRNYTQPDIWQSSSQDLQELNKFQQEYIDDYIEGSDNWKNQLDNRLEKLAQILHIDEIIARLPENCQKLILVPFRYLHLFPLHALTSSRQKADKTVQTGCLLELFPGGVRYTPSCQLLQLSQRVNPTAEDSSPSKFFAIQNPTEDLDFTDIEVEAIAKSFNPATVLSRQNASKTGLMQQLASLQNADIAHFSCHGFFDFLNPEKSALILAGAKITPLNPPLLRGETREDFPLVSEEKGQETQETPPLSKGGLGGVPSENKGQETQETPPLSKGGLGGFPPKKKVKKLKKLPPLARGGLGGVPSEEKGQETPPLSKGGLGGVPSEEKGQETPPLSKGGLGGVPSEEKRYIRSRRGETFDIAECLTLTEIFDLQLSKCRLVALSACETGLTDARNTTDEYIGLPSSFFYAGATSVLSTLWAVNDVSTAILMIKFYELLGSETRPRVSVALRESQLWLRDLSVEDLLKWTAASKLLSSEHQQKIQSRYSRGYKQDYQPYHAPMYWAAFCAVGQ comes from the coding sequence ATGAACGAAGCGCGCCGCGAAGCCTATCAAAATCTGATTGAGTCTCTCCTCACCTGTCCCACCGAGGAAAGAATCGAGATCCTGCAAGCTAACCTAGAATTAATAGATGATAGTTTTGCCCAATTTTTGCGAGATTGGGCAACTGAAATTATGCCAATCTTGGAGGCAGAAGAAGCAGACTATTTTGCTAATTTTTTATACGGCTTAGATATCACTTTTTATAATTTGCGTCAGGGCAGTCGGGCAAGTAATTTAGAGGTTGCAATTGCTTGTATGGAGATAGGATTAACTGTTGTCACTCGCGAAGCTTACTCGGAAAAGTGGGCACTGTTTCAAAACAGTCTGGGAGGTGATTACCAATACAGAATCAGAGGGGAAAAAGCCGATAATCTAGAAAAGGCGATCGCAGCTTTTGAGGCATCCTTGGAAATTTACACCCGCGACACATTTCCCTTTGAGTGGGCAACGTGTCAAAATAATTTGGGGCTTGCCTACCAAAACAGAATCAGAGGGGAAAAAGCCGATAATCTAGAAAAGGCGATCGCAGCTTGTGAGGCATCCTTGGAGATTTACACCCGCGACGCATTTCCCGAAGACTGGGCAAGGAGTCAAAATAATTTGGGGATGGCATACCACAACAGAATCAGAGGGGAAAAAGCCTATAATCTCGAACTGGCGATGGCAGCTTTTAAGGCATCCTTGGAGATTTACACCCGCGACGCATTTCCCGAAGACTGGGCAAGGAGTCAAAATAATTTGGCGAATGCCTACGGCGACAGAATCAGAGGGGAAAAAGCCGATAATCTCGAATTGGCGATCGCAGCTTTTGAGGCATCATTGCAGATTTACACCCGCGACGCATTTCCCGAAGACTGGGCAAGGAGTCAAAATAATTTGGGGATGGCGTACCTCTACAGAATTAGAGGGGAAAAAGCCGATAATCTAGAATTGGCGATCGCAGCTTTTGAAGCATCCTTGGAGATTTACACCCGCGACGCATTTCCCTTTGAATGGGCAACGTGTCAAAATAATTTGGCGACTGCCTACCAAGACAGAATCAGAGGGGAAAAAGCGGATAATCTAGAAAAGGCGATCGCAGCTTTTGAAGCATCCTTGGAGATTTACACCCGCGACGCATTTCCCTTTGAATGGGCAACGTGTCAAAATAATTTGGCGACTGCCTACCAAGACAGAATCAGAGGGGAAAAAGCGGATAATCTAGAAAAGGCGATCGCAGCTTTTGAAGCATCCTTGGAGATTTACACCCGCGACGCATTTCCCTTTGAATGGGCAACGTGTCAAAATAATTTGGCGACTGCCTACCAAGACAGAATCAGAGGGGAAAAAGCGGATAATCTAGAAAAGGCGATCACAGCTTTAGAGGCATCCTTGGAGATTTACACCCGCGACGCATTTCCCGAAGACTGGGCAAGGAGTCAAAATAATTTGGGGCTTGCCTACCAATACAGAATCAGAGGGGAAAAAGCCGATAATCTCGAATTGGCGATCGCAGCTTTTGAAGCATCCTTGGAGATTTACACCCGCGACGCATTTCCCTTTGAATGGGCAACGTGTCAAAATAATTTGGCGAATGCGTACAAATACAGAATCAGAGGGAAAAAAGCCAATAATCTCGAACTGGCGATCGCAGCTTATCAGGCATCCTTGGAGATTTACACCCGCGACGCATTTCCTATAAACAATGCTCATGTTTTATATAGTCTCGGAGGTGCCTACCGGGATAATTCCCAACTCCCAGAAGCTTACAATACCTTTAAATCTGCCATTGAGACAGTCGAATCAATGCGGCGTGATATCATTGTAGGTGGCGAAGCAGACAGGCAAAAATTAGCCGAAGAATGGAATGAACTTTATCAGTTAATGGTAGAAGTTTGTCTACAAATGAAAAACTCCACTGCCGCCCTAGAATACCTCGAACGCAGCAAAACCCGAAACCTCGTAGAATTGTTTCACAAAGCCCGCAGCCTCCCAGAAAAATTACAGCGGATTAGTTTTGCACAAATTCGCAGCCTGCTAGCTGAAAACGAAGCTATTTTGGAATGGTACATTACCCCAAATGGCTTTAAAGTTTTCATCATCACCCGCAACTATACTCAACCGGATATCTGGCAATCTTCCTCTCAAGACTTGCAAGAATTAAATAAGTTTCAGCAGGAATATATCGACGACTATATTGAGGGAAGTGACAACTGGAAAAACCAACTAGACAACCGCCTGGAAAAATTAGCCCAAATTCTGCACATTGACGAAATAATTGCTCGCCTCCCCGAAAACTGCCAAAAATTAATCTTAGTTCCCTTCCGATACTTGCACCTATTCCCCCTACACGCCCTCACCAGCAGCCGACAAAAAGCCGACAAAACCGTACAAACTGGATGTCTTCTCGAACTTTTCCCAGGCGGCGTGAGATACACACCGAGTTGCCAACTTTTGCAATTATCTCAACGGGTAAATCCGACAGCGGAAGACTCATCACCCAGCAAATTTTTTGCCATCCAAAACCCCACAGAAGATTTAGACTTCACCGATATCGAAGTCGAAGCCATTGCCAAATCCTTCAATCCAGCCACAGTATTGAGTCGGCAAAACGCCAGCAAAACAGGATTGATGCAACAACTTGCCAGCTTGCAAAATGCCGACATCGCCCACTTTTCCTGTCACGGCTTCTTCGACTTTCTCAATCCCGAAAAATCCGCATTAATCCTAGCCGGCGCGAAGATAACCCCCCTTAATCCCCCCTTGCTAAGGGGGGAGACAAGAGAGGATTTCCCCTTGGTAAGTGAGGAAAAAGGTCAAGAAACTCAAGAAACTCCCCCCCTTAGCAAGGGGGGGCTGGGGGGGGTTCCCTCCGAGAATAAAGGTCAAGAAACTCAAGAAACTCCCCCCCTTAGCAAGGGGGGGCTGGGGGGGTTCCCTCCGAAGAAAAAGGTCAAGAAACTCAAGAAACTCCCCCCCTTAGCAAGGGGGGGGCTGGGGGGGGTTCCCTCCGAAGAAAAAGGTCAAGAAACTCCCCCCCTTAGCAAGGGGGGGCTGGGGGGGGTTCCCTCCGAAGAAAAAGGTCAAGAAACTCCCCCCCTTAGCAAGGGGGGGCTGGGGGGGGTTCCCTCCGAAGAAAAGCGTTACATTCGTTCCCGCCGAGGCGAAACTTTCGACATTGCAGAATGCCTAACACTGACAGAAATCTTTGATTTGCAGTTAAGTAAGTGCCGTTTAGTAGCCCTTTCTGCGTGCGAAACAGGATTAACCGATGCGAGAAATACCACAGATGAGTATATCGGATTGCCTAGCAGTTTTTTCTATGCGGGGGCGACGAGTGTACTCAGCACTTTGTGGGCTGTCAATGACGTATCTACCGCGATTTTAATGATCAAGTTTTATGAACTTTTGGGCTCAGAAACTCGGCCGCGTGTGTCTGTGGCTTTGCGCGAGTCTCAGTTGTGGCTGCGGGATTTAAGTGTTGAGGATTTGCTAAAATGGACAGCAGCCTCGAAGTTGCTGAGTAGCGAACACCAACAGAAAATTCAAAGCAGATACAGTCGCGGTTACAAACAGGATTATCAACCTTATCACGCCCCGATGTATTGGGCGGCTTTCTGTGCTGTTGGACAATAA
- a CDS encoding nucleotidyltransferase domain-containing protein, translating into MNVNHKLQTILTQLRDQFEILYGDRLTQMVLYGSQARGDAHPDSDIDVLVVLKAPVQIGE; encoded by the coding sequence ATGAACGTCAACCATAAGCTCCAGACTATTCTAACCCAGTTGCGAGATCAATTTGAGATCCTGTATGGCGATCGGCTTACGCAAATGGTACTATACGGTTCCCAAGCGCGGGGCGACGCCCATCCCGACTCGGATATTGATGTTTTAGTCGTTCTCAAAGCACCAGTCCAAATCGGTGAATAA
- a CDS encoding CHAT domain-containing protein codes for MKNANLKIKKVGLFICPFSLLIFNTFAQAQTVVPAADGTGTAVTRSGNRYDINGGSLSGDGANLFHSFEQFGLNEGQIANFLTNSAIQNILARIAGSNPSLINGLITVTGGNSNLFLINPAGIVFGQNASLNVPGAFTATTATNVGFGSNWFNAAGTNNFSALVGAPNAFYFGATQPGSIVNAGNLAVTPGQNLTLLGGTVVSTGQLSAPGGQITVAAVPGENVLRISQPGNLLSLEIATNPNLGNSQPSFNPVSLPQLLTGTGQNQAAGVEVAADGIVRLLGSGLQVNSGDVALAGNMSLLPQVNAGSATISAAGNLTLAGARLQTAGDLNLLARDAVRVRDSVQNPFLARAGGNLEIRADRAIDILTLNATGGLSLPPQFQSGGNLSLVSNGTISGDAHFASRGNFSVRNLSGMPGNFVSLFDPIISSEGDVFFGDYTGTSLKVEARGSIVGEDITITGPDVALRTENVNPDDPDIAILTRSPALILRAGVANLANQVNISPDSLGEDASFTSGPVFRRNLIAVENIVAGGPVILSATGDVATRDINAGRINLESTAGAAIVGGRLTSGSTINIQAVNNIILTNDITPADINGNLTVNSTAGNIVTGAIDTGNTGAIALTAAGSVNFGTLQGSQVNVTSSSGAVGVLTDPNTIVPNITPANVTATENLSLAASGDLTVGNLTGATVRATSRNGSVATGAIASTGDVRVVAGQQITTAPITVNPAATNPVNRTIPTVNLDAQTNINVASVTAPTATVALRANNNVTAGNLQGGAVDVSSNTGNLITANTSSTGNINVLAAGNVNSGNLQGVGINVASNFGTVAAGNTNATGNVDLTASGNLNAGNLQGVGINLNSNSGAVAAGNVTASEKLVISAAQQIQTGTVNITPAPAGAVNRLSAVTLNAQNNINVGAIEAPAASIVSRTPTNFTAGNLQGSAVDITSGGNIAIANALSTGNVSLQAGGNVTAGNLQGGTVNLTSRRGNVTAGNINAADIVGILAGGQIKTEAINVNVLGRALAPAVNINAQNDISIASINAPGAQVNIETPGLVRVTGTFDQNGTPVSISTLGGAQPGTVRIAHGGGDINPPTPFAVGSATTNGTAGAIASNAAGTISEGQSFINSYTQGNSAIVTTNQPTTPPRITPPGITPPGITPPGITPPGITSPGITPPGITPPGITPPGITPPGITPLPPSPSDRFPSDRGRVFPDANQPFTPEQLQNQNSISRDIGKPGDRLPPERMPSPRGMRNLIGQNGREPVFQTPFRGDIGRNLDVGKILAALPLLDKSFSQEFREYFGINSSDELQSPDDIKKKLAAVGAETGTKPSLIYLFSRSEKLDLVLVDSCGAVVHKTVPQANPEELLKLVTVFRNEITKPGVRATTSYLPSAQQLYKWMVEPLEENLKKCETDTISFVVDRGLRGMPFAALHDGKQFLIEKYNLSLMPSLNLTDTRYVDLRKSQVLAMGASQFFELNPLPAVPAEIAAISREWPGVSFLNEGFTLENLKRQHQSRPFGIIHLATHGEFRPGAPNNSFIQLWDSRLRLDQLPDLRLNNPQVNLLVLSACRTAVGDENAELGFGGLALQAGVQTAVGSLWYVSDEGTLGLMNEFYQSLKTAPIKAAALRQAQIAMLRGDVRLEGGRLRGSSRGEGVELPQSLRGFADLKLSHPYYWSAFVMIGSPW; via the coding sequence ATGAAAAATGCCAACTTAAAGATTAAAAAGGTCGGGCTATTTATTTGTCCGTTTTCTTTGTTAATTTTTAATACTTTCGCCCAGGCGCAAACAGTCGTGCCTGCTGCTGACGGTACGGGTACTGCTGTCACCCGCAGCGGCAACCGCTACGATATTAACGGTGGCAGTTTGTCGGGAGACGGGGCGAATCTTTTTCACAGTTTTGAACAGTTCGGCTTGAATGAAGGTCAAATTGCTAATTTTCTGACTAATTCGGCTATTCAAAATATATTAGCTCGGATTGCTGGCTCGAACCCTTCGCTAATTAATGGTTTAATTACTGTCACGGGTGGCAATTCTAATCTGTTTCTGATTAATCCGGCGGGGATTGTGTTTGGCCAGAACGCGAGTTTGAATGTGCCGGGGGCTTTCACTGCGACTACTGCGACGAATGTCGGTTTTGGTTCTAATTGGTTTAATGCGGCTGGTACAAATAATTTTAGCGCCTTAGTTGGTGCGCCAAATGCTTTTTATTTTGGTGCGACTCAACCGGGAAGTATTGTTAATGCTGGCAATTTGGCGGTGACTCCCGGGCAGAATTTGACTTTGCTGGGCGGTACGGTTGTGAGTACCGGGCAGTTGTCGGCACCGGGCGGACAAATTACTGTTGCTGCTGTTCCGGGCGAGAATGTTTTACGCATCAGTCAACCGGGAAATTTGTTGAGTTTGGAAATAGCAACGAACCCAAATTTGGGGAATTCTCAACCAAGTTTCAATCCTGTTTCTTTGCCACAGTTGCTAACAGGTACCGGACAAAATCAGGCGGCGGGTGTTGAGGTTGCTGCTGATGGTATCGTGCGGCTTTTGGGTTCGGGTTTGCAGGTGAATTCAGGGGATGTGGCGCTTGCTGGGAATATGTCTCTGCTTCCGCAGGTGAATGCGGGAAGTGCGACTATTTCGGCTGCGGGAAATCTGACGTTAGCGGGGGCTAGGCTGCAAACTGCGGGGGATTTGAACTTGCTGGCACGGGATGCGGTGCGGGTTCGAGACAGCGTGCAGAATCCTTTTTTGGCGCGGGCTGGGGGGAATTTAGAGATTCGGGCCGATCGCGCGATCGACATTCTCACCTTAAACGCTACCGGCGGCTTATCTCTTCCCCCGCAATTCCAAAGTGGCGGCAATTTGAGTTTAGTCAGCAACGGCACGATTTCGGGGGATGCTCACTTTGCTTCGAGGGGCAATTTTTCGGTGCGGAATCTGTCGGGAATGCCGGGAAATTTTGTCAGTTTATTTGACCCGATTATTAGTTCCGAAGGTGATGTTTTCTTTGGTGATTATACTGGTACTTCGCTGAAAGTGGAGGCGAGGGGAAGCATTGTTGGTGAGGATATTACAATTACTGGCCCGGATGTTGCATTGCGGACTGAAAATGTGAATCCTGACGATCCAGATATTGCTATTTTAACTAGAAGTCCGGCTTTGATTCTGCGGGCGGGAGTGGCAAATTTGGCAAACCAGGTGAATATTTCTCCTGACAGTTTGGGTGAGGATGCCAGTTTCACTTCCGGGCCTGTTTTTCGCAGAAATTTGATTGCTGTGGAAAATATTGTAGCAGGCGGGCCGGTGATTTTGTCGGCGACGGGAGATGTGGCAACTAGAGATATTAACGCTGGTAGGATTAATTTGGAAAGTACCGCAGGGGCTGCAATTGTTGGGGGCAGATTAACGTCTGGTTCGACGATTAATATTCAAGCTGTTAACAATATTATCTTGACAAATGACATTACTCCTGCTGATATTAACGGCAATCTGACTGTGAATTCGACTGCGGGCAATATAGTGACAGGTGCGATCGACACTGGGAATACTGGGGCGATCGCACTTACAGCAGCCGGTAGTGTCAATTTTGGGACTTTGCAGGGTTCTCAAGTTAATGTTACCAGCAGCTCCGGCGCTGTGGGAGTGTTGACCGATCCCAATACCATTGTTCCGAATATAACACCTGCTAACGTTACAGCCACCGAGAATCTCAGTTTGGCAGCTTCGGGTGACTTAACCGTAGGGAACCTCACCGGTGCGACTGTTCGCGCTACCAGCCGCAACGGAAGTGTCGCTACGGGTGCGATCGCCAGTACGGGAGATGTGAGAGTTGTAGCGGGACAGCAAATCACCACAGCGCCCATAACCGTGAATCCGGCTGCGACAAATCCAGTTAATCGTACTATTCCCACAGTCAATCTGGACGCGCAAACTAATATTAACGTTGCCTCGGTAACGGCTCCCACTGCCACCGTTGCTTTGAGAGCAAACAACAACGTAACTGCCGGAAATTTGCAGGGGGGAGCCGTGGATGTTTCCAGCAATACCGGGAATCTTATCACTGCCAATACTTCGTCAACAGGAAATATTAATGTCCTAGCTGCGGGGAATGTAAATTCAGGAAATTTGCAGGGAGTTGGGATTAATGTTGCCAGCAATTTTGGAACTGTTGCTGCTGGTAATACTAATGCTACAGGTAATGTTGATTTAACAGCTTCTGGCAATTTAAATGCGGGAAATTTGCAGGGAGTTGGGATTAATCTCAACAGCAATTCTGGAGCTGTTGCTGCTGGTAACGTCACCGCTTCGGAAAAACTTGTAATTTCGGCAGCACAGCAAATTCAAACGGGGACAGTTAATATTACTCCCGCACCCGCAGGCGCGGTTAATCGCCTGTCGGCGGTAACTCTGAATGCCCAAAATAATATTAATGTGGGAGCGATTGAGGCTCCTGCTGCTAGTATTGTTTCGAGAACACCGACTAACTTTACGGCGGGAAATTTGCAAGGGAGTGCAGTTGATATTACTAGCGGTGGGAATATTGCGATCGCCAATGCTTTGTCAACAGGAAATGTCAGTTTACAAGCGGGGGGAAATGTGACTGCGGGTAATTTGCAGGGAGGTACTGTTAATTTAACTAGCCGCCGCGGCAATGTTACCGCTGGGAATATTAATGCTGCGGACATTGTGGGAATTTTAGCCGGAGGACAAATCAAAACTGAGGCAATTAATGTTAATGTCTTGGGACGCGCTCTCGCTCCCGCAGTCAATATTAACGCTCAAAATGATATTAGTATTGCGTCAATCAATGCTCCGGGCGCTCAGGTGAATATCGAGACTCCGGGTTTGGTGCGAGTGACTGGTACTTTTGACCAAAACGGTACTCCTGTCAGCATCTCAACGCTTGGTGGCGCTCAACCTGGTACTGTGAGAATCGCCCACGGCGGCGGTGATATCAATCCGCCGACGCCTTTTGCGGTGGGAAGTGCGACAACTAACGGGACTGCTGGGGCGATCGCCAGCAATGCTGCGGGTACAATTAGTGAGGGCCAATCTTTCATCAATTCTTACACGCAGGGCAATAGTGCGATCGTCACTACCAACCAACCAACAACTCCACCCAGAATAACTCCACCCGGAATAACTCCACCCGGAATAACTCCACCCGGAATAACTCCACCCGGAATAACTTCACCCGGAATAACTCCACCCGGAATAACTCCACCCGGAATAACTCCACCCGGAATAACTCCACCCGGAATAACTCCGCTACCACCATCGCCAAGCGATAGATTTCCAAGTGATAGAGGGCGGGTTTTTCCCGATGCCAATCAACCCTTTACCCCCGAACAGCTACAGAATCAAAACAGCATATCGCGAGATATAGGAAAACCCGGAGACAGGCTGCCACCGGAAAGAATGCCATCTCCGAGAGGAATGAGAAATTTAATCGGTCAAAATGGTAGAGAACCAGTTTTTCAGACACCATTTCGCGGCGACATCGGCAGGAACTTGGATGTCGGGAAAATATTAGCAGCTTTGCCTCTGCTGGACAAATCTTTCAGCCAAGAATTCCGGGAATATTTCGGAATTAACAGCAGCGACGAGTTGCAGTCGCCAGACGATATCAAGAAAAAGTTAGCAGCCGTGGGCGCAGAAACTGGCACGAAACCAAGCTTAATTTATCTGTTTTCGCGATCGGAAAAATTAGATTTAGTGTTAGTAGATTCTTGCGGTGCAGTGGTGCACAAAACGGTGCCGCAAGCCAACCCGGAAGAATTGCTGAAACTTGTAACTGTGTTCCGCAATGAGATTACTAAGCCAGGGGTGCGGGCTACTACGAGTTATCTGCCATCAGCCCAACAGCTTTATAAGTGGATGGTTGAGCCTTTGGAGGAGAATTTGAAGAAGTGCGAAACCGATACTATTTCGTTTGTTGTCGATCGGGGTTTGAGAGGTATGCCCTTTGCTGCGCTGCACGACGGAAAGCAATTTTTGATCGAAAAGTACAATCTCAGCTTGATGCCTAGCCTTAATTTAACAGATACTCGCTACGTGGATCTCAGAAAATCTCAAGTTTTAGCAATGGGTGCGTCGCAATTTTTCGAGTTGAATCCTTTACCTGCGGTTCCTGCGGAAATAGCGGCTATTTCGCGAGAGTGGCCGGGAGTGAGTTTTTTGAATGAGGGTTTCACTTTGGAAAATTTGAAGCGACAGCATCAAAGCCGGCCGTTTGGGATTATTCATTTAGCTACTCACGGCGAATTTCGTCCGGGGGCGCCGAATAATTCTTTTATTCAGTTGTGGGATAGTCGGCTAAGACTGGATCAATTGCCTGATTTGAGATTGAATAATCCGCAGGTGAATTTGTTAGTTTTAAGTGCTTGTCGGACTGCGGTGGGTGATGAAAATGCGGAGTTGGGTTTTGGAGGTTTGGCGCTGCAAGCTGGGGTGCAAACGGCTGTGGGGAGTTTGTGGTATGTTTCGGATGAGGGTACTTTGGGATTGATGAATGAGTTTTACCAGTCTTTGAAGACGGCGCCAATTAAGGCGGCGGCGCTGCGACAAGCGCAAATTGCGATGTTGCGGGGTGATGTGCGTTTGGAGGGCGGTAGGTTGCGGGGTTCGAGTCGGGGCGAAGGGGTGGAGTTACCGCAATCTTTGCGGGGGTTTGCGGATTTGAAGTTGTCGCATCCTTATTATTGGTCGGCTTTTGTGATGATTGGGAGTCCGTGGTGA
- the rnhA gene encoding ribonuclease HI, translated as MTTPTIKSLYTDGACSGNPGPGGWGAVVCFADGKCHELGGADPQTTNNRMEMQAAVAALEFFAKSGQTEPVTVYTDSEYVKNGITKWIQGWKNKGWKTSTGKEVVNQDLWHLLDKLNSRQIKWEHVRGHSGDFYNDRCDEIARSFSHNRTPQLQQQKPTADEPRASTGVAPLEFENPIVLEETDTTGNKTIESYVITSDLQISNSTMMDSTADTLENLPREVRVQELRNLIETLHIADEVATKGYLITSSELADLMDVNASAVTSRGDNWVWRNWVVSRVRREGNQILWQLERIDHVSTTD; from the coding sequence ATGACAACTCCCACAATCAAAAGCTTGTACACAGACGGCGCTTGTTCCGGCAACCCGGGCCCCGGCGGTTGGGGTGCAGTAGTCTGCTTCGCCGACGGCAAATGTCACGAACTCGGAGGTGCAGACCCTCAAACCACGAACAACCGCATGGAAATGCAGGCTGCCGTCGCCGCACTCGAATTTTTTGCCAAATCCGGTCAAACCGAACCAGTCACCGTTTACACCGACAGCGAATACGTCAAAAACGGCATCACCAAATGGATTCAAGGCTGGAAAAACAAAGGCTGGAAAACCTCGACAGGCAAAGAAGTCGTCAACCAAGACCTCTGGCACCTGCTAGACAAGCTGAATTCCCGACAAATCAAGTGGGAACACGTCCGCGGCCACTCCGGCGACTTCTATAACGACAGGTGCGACGAAATCGCCCGCAGCTTCTCGCACAATCGCACTCCCCAACTGCAACAGCAGAAACCAACCGCAGATGAGCCTAGGGCGAGTACGGGGGTAGCGCCCCTAGAATTTGAAAACCCAATTGTTTTGGAAGAAACGGACACAACTGGTAACAAAACGATAGAATCCTATGTCATAACTTCTGACCTTCAGATCTCCAACTCTACCATGATGGATTCAACAGCCGATACCCTGGAGAACTTGCCCCGCGAGGTGAGGGTTCAGGAACTCCGCAACCTGATCGAAACGTTGCACATAGCTGACGAAGTTGCCACCAAAGGCTACTTGATTACCAGTTCTGAACTGGCTGATTTGATGGATGTAAATGCCAGCGCTGTCACCAGTCGCGGAGACAACTGGGTGTGGCGCAACTGGGTAGTTTCTCGCGTGCGCCGCGAGGGCAACCAAATTCTCTGGCAATTAGAGAGAATCGACCATGTAAGTACAACTGATTAG
- a CDS encoding pentapeptide repeat-containing protein, whose protein sequence is MNNQSLLGLINWLQPKQETVLLCDSTAAASDMAFMLSGHWDGCNSLVLPKCDKVAIEAAASLLETSWCYQNACETILIRLAVDEFLRRYALGERFFINANLRCAQLGDVCLENIDLSYAKLNLADLGGTNLNKANLREAEMPAANLSGSNLSGAQLVRANLAGANLSGANLRGADLSYTELSNANLKNADLRGANLGRTDLRKTCLTEAIVD, encoded by the coding sequence GTGAATAACCAGAGTTTGCTCGGTTTAATCAACTGGCTGCAACCCAAACAAGAAACCGTTTTGCTGTGCGACTCAACGGCAGCAGCTTCTGACATGGCATTTATGCTCAGCGGTCACTGGGATGGCTGCAATAGTTTGGTTCTACCTAAGTGCGACAAGGTAGCAATTGAAGCAGCCGCTAGTTTGCTGGAGACATCGTGGTGCTACCAAAATGCTTGCGAAACAATATTAATTCGGCTGGCAGTTGACGAATTTCTGCGCCGTTACGCCCTGGGAGAAAGATTTTTTATTAATGCTAACTTGAGATGCGCTCAATTGGGTGATGTTTGCTTGGAAAACATTGATTTGAGTTATGCCAAATTGAATTTGGCTGACCTGGGCGGCACTAATTTAAACAAAGCAAACTTAAGAGAAGCCGAGATGCCAGCAGCAAATTTGAGTGGCAGCAACTTGAGTGGAGCGCAACTTGTCAGGGCTAATTTAGCAGGAGCTAATTTATCAGGCGCTAATCTGAGAGGTGCCGATTTGAGTTATACAGAGTTAAGCAATGCTAACTTAAAAAATGCAGATTTAAGAGGTGCAAATTTAGGGAGGACAGACTTAAGAAAAACTTGCTTAACTGAGGCGATAGTTGACTAA